A stretch of DNA from Pelosinus sp. IPA-1:
AGGCCATGTTTTTCCGTTATTTTCTGAAATGGCAATGGTCATGGGAGCCCTCGGCGTTCCCCAAAATGCTGTCTTTTTATTCGGATCTATCTCTTCAACAACAGCTGTGTTTTCTTCCGTCGTTATTTCACTATCATCCTCGTCCTCAATTTCATCATACAGAGAAAGTCTACGTTCTTTGGAACTTGCAGCACTTATATTATTGAATACAATTGCCAAATGTCCGTTATTCAGTTTTGTAAACTGAATGGACGAATTATTGTTGGGAAGTTCTGTCGGAACCGGTTCTGTCCATGTCCTACCATTATCTAGCGAGCGACTCATGTAAATATTGTCTGCCCAGCGACTTCTGTACAGGGCCAACAGTGTTCCATCCTCAAGTTTTTCAATATTCATGTGGACACATCCAGTACTGTTGGGCACTTGATACTCTGTCCATGTCCTTCCACTATCAGCTGAAATTTTCACTGCACTAGTATCGTCATCACCAACCCACTTCTTACCTGGTGTAACACGACAATAGAAGATAGGAATAATCCATTCTCCGTTATCTAAAACGACAATTGGTTGACGAATGAAAGTACCAGGAGTATCAAATAAAGTTTGGATTTCTCCCCAAGTATAGCCATTATCTGCAGATATACGATATCTAACAATGGCTGTATCTTGATTTCCTGATTTTTGAGCCGTATATAATAACCATAGTTTCCCATCTGGGGCAGGAAATAGTATAGGGTTTTGTTCGGATCTTGTAGAATCATCAGAAATTTTTACTGGTTCTGTCCACTCAGATTCCCCTTTGTTTAGTCTAGATATATAAATGGAGATATCTGCAATTCCTTCTTGACTTCCTGCAAACCAAACACATAAAAAATCTCCATTTTCTAGTGGCATAATATTCGATGCGTGACTCTGCACGCAATGATTTGGCAATAATGCCTCAATTCTTTCAGAATCATTTGCTACTTGATATAGTTTACCTTGGGTGGTCACAAAACTTGTTTTTCCTATATTACTCAACATCATCGCCTCCGTTTTTTAATTTACATTAACTCTTCTTAGATAATCCTTACTAAACTATTTACGATCTGCTGTATGAACATTATTATTCCAATGGAACATTTTTTCAATAAACATGACGATTGCTGGAGAAATTAAAGCAATATAAATATTGTCTACGCCATATGGATCGCCCATTAGATACCAAGCACTAGTAGTTACGGCTGCACCTAACAGTCCTAGATTCGCACCGCGGGTACTATTAAAGAAAGGTAAATAAAAGGCAATCATTGCCACTACTGAAATTGATAAACGGATGGCACGAGTAAAGAAAGACAACTTCAAAATTTCCGGCACGAAGAAAACGAAGATTAAAGGTATAACCCCAATAATTACAGAGAAGATACGAGTCATTTGAAATTCTTTTTCTGGAGTCGGTTTATACAAAGGCACATAGAAATCTTTGACTGCTAATGAGGCAATAGCCAAAGCGACGGTACTTACGCTGACAAATACGGAAGCCACAAGAGAGGTCGCCACCATTCCAGCTAAATATGGATTCATACTTTGCATAAAGATTGGCAATGCGTAAAGGGCGTTCATCTCTGGATATAGATATTTAGCGGCTACACCGATAAGAGCCAACGCAAAACCCAAAGGCAAGCAGAACAGGGCTGCATACAGGGTTGATTTCTTTGCTTCTTCAGCACTTTTATTTGAAGAAATAGCTTGCACTACAAACTGGGTGGAGAAAATAGCACCTACTGTACCGATGACCCAAGCAAGAATGGTCGTTACACCAATTTTACCATCCCAAGTAAAGTAGAATGCTGGCATTTTTTCTACCATGGGACTAATTCCACCAGTCAAAGATAAGGCAGTTACTAACACAGCCGCTATTCCCACATACTTAAAGAAACTGTGTAAGACAGTCACATAGGCGACCCCCTTAAGACCACCATACACAAAATAAAAGGTACTGACTACTGCAATAATACACATGGAGATTGGTAAACTCATTTTTAGCACAGTCGACAAGGCTGCTGCACCACTAATGTAGTTACCAACATTTACGAGAAGTAAGGCATACATCATAACAATGGATACAGCATACTTAGTTGATTTACCATATTTTTGAGCGATAGCCCCAGAAATAGTAAACTCCCCTGATCCATATAATCGTTTAACCATGAAAAGGCTATACAACCAATAACCAATAGATGCTCCAAGAACAGACCACGCTGCCGCCATACCATATTTAAAAGCGGACTCGGCTGTTCCCACTGTTGACTTAGCACCAATAAATTCTGACATTAGCAGAACACCAACAACAAGGGCTGGCATAGCCCGAGATGCGACCATAAACTGCTCGGAATTCTTACTACGTAACTTCATGGTCAACCAAGAAGTACCAATAATATACAAAACCATCATGGCTACAATAATAAAGGTATCTGCTGAACTAAATTCTTTCATGATAACACTCCTCTTATTTAGATATAAAAACAAGATGATTCCAAATGATTACAACACTCTGACAATTTCACTTAGTCTCGATTGTTTCTAGAATCTTTATTCCAGAAACAATCGATAACTATTTTTCAAACTCTTATAATAGTTTCTTATATATCTCGCGAATATCATCTTTAGTCATTACTTTAGGATTATTATCTAAAAGTCTTGTTACTTTCGAAGCTGATTCCACCATCAAATCTAAGTCATCTTCCGTTATCCCTTTATCGCGCAAATTAGCGTGAATGTCTAGATCACTGATTAATGAGTATAGATTATCAATCATTTTTTCAGCAGCTTCTCTTGTTGAAATTCCAACAACATTGATACCCATGGCAATGGCAATATCTTTGAACTTTTCTTCGGTAGCATCCAGGTTAAATTTCATAACATGAGCTAATAAGATGGCATTTGATAATCCATGGGGAATTCTGTACTTTCCACCAAGAGGATAAGCCAGCGCATGTACGGCAGTCGTACTTGATGTTGCAATAGAAATACCACCAAACATTGCTCCTAAAAGCATATCTTCACGTGCCGCTAAATTCTGCCCCTCATTATATGCAATGCGAATACTACGAGAAATCAGGGTAATTGCTTTTAATGCAAACGTATCACTAAATGGATTTGCCTTTTTAGAAATGTAACATTCAATTGCATGACATAACGCATCCATACCCGTATTTGCCGTAATATGCTTTGGCAAATTAATTGTCATAGTTGGGTCTAAAATAACACAATCTGGTACCATTTTATCGCTGACAATGCCCACTTTTAATTCTTCTTCTGGCACTAAAACAATAGCATTTGGTGTTGCTTCGGCACCAGTACCTGCCGTAGTTGGAATCATAAGTGTTGGAACACCGCGGTGTATTATTTGCACTTTTCCTTTGACCAAGTCTCGTAAATTTACATGATTAGTAAGCAGCAAAGAAACAATTTTTGCTGTGTCGATTGAACTACCGCCACCGATGCCAATAATCATTTCACATGCAAACTCGTTTGCAGCTTGAAATATATCATTTACCTGGTCTACCGTTGGCTCAGGTGGTGTGTCATTGATTATATGGACATTAACACCTGCTCCTTCAAGCAATGTTTTTGGTTTTTCTACTAGCCCAGAATTCCAGACCCCCTGGTCAGTAATGATAACTACATTTTTAGCTTGATAATCAGCTACAATATCTTTTATCTGTTCAATGCAACCTGCTCCCGCTACAATTTTCCCAATATTTAATAATGAATATGCTTTACTCATAAAAATCTCCGATCTTGTTTATTTAAGTCACATGCTATAGCTAAAAATTCCACCATCCACCGTTTGTTATTTGTACAATTCAAAAACTTTGAGTAATGCTGCATCAATTTCAGGCTTATTGCAATTTGAAGGCTCACGACCGGGACCAACTGGGTGACCAAGTAAATTGACCGCACGTTTGACAACGGAATTTGGATTTCCCATTTGCATCACATTACGAAATGGTCTAATTTTCTTTTGTGCTTCATTCGCCGCTTCGATGTTACCTTGTGACCATAATTCATAGATACTTACCATTAATTCAGGAAATACATTGGAACAACCAGAAATTGCACCAGTACCGCCTGCCATTAATGTCCATAAGATCAATGAATCGCTGCCAGCTAATACACTTAAACGTGGATCAGTATTTTCGATATATTTTAATGTATTATCAAAATTACCACTGCTGTCTTTAATACCGATAATGTTTTGGTATTTTGCTAACTTTTTCACCGTGGTGTAGTCAATGTTATTGCCTGTTCTTGCTGGGATGTTATACAGTAAGATGGGTAAATCAACTGCTTCTGCTACACTGCTAAAATGACGATATAAATCATCTTGTGAAAGACCAGCAAAGTATGGCGATATAATAGATAATACATCTACACCTAAATCTTCAGCAATTTTTGATAACTCAATTGTTTCTTGAGTTGTTATACAACCAGTACCAGCATAAACAGGCACTCTTCCTTTTACTTCATCAACAGTAACCTTAATGATTTCAATCTTTTCTTCTTGAGAAAATGCGTAAAATTCACCATTTGTTCCTAAAGCAAAAATACCACTAACTCCTGCCTTAATTAAGCGATTAATTTGACTGCGCATTTCCTTTTCATTGAATTTTTCCTCTGCTGTCAATGGGGTAAGAATTGGAGCAATAATTCCTTGTGGTTTAAACATAATAATCATCCTTTCCGCTTGCCTATTTTCGAGATAATGTATTTTAGCGATCGGCAAATTTCACTTTTGCCATCTGCGCACCAAGTAATAATGATTCTGTCATACTTTTGCTGTCTGCAATCCCTTTTCCAGCAATATTAAATGCTGTACCATGATCAACAGATGTTCTAATGCAAGGCAAGCCAACTGTGACATTAACGCCTGTTTCAAATCCTAATACTTTGATTGGAATATGCCCTTGATCATGATACATAACCACTACAATATCAAACTCTTTTTTAATGGCCGCTTGATAAAATACGGTATCTGGCGGAACTGGTCCAGTTACGTTCATTCCCATTGCTTTTGCTTCATTAACCGCTGGTGTAATTTCTAATTCATCTTCGGTACCAAACAAGCCGTGTTCACCAGAATGTGGATTAAGTCCAGCTACTGCAATTCGTGGCTCTAGAATTCCCATCATTTTTAGCGTATCATCTGCTAAGCGAATTACGCGAAGTACCCGATCTTTTTTGACAAGATCGCAAGCTTGTCTCAGGGGTACATGAGTTGTTACATGTATGACTTTCAGGGCGCCACTAACTAGCATCATGGAATAATCTTTTTGTCCGGATAAAGCACCGAGTATCTCTGTATGTCCTGGATAATGATTACCCCCAAGATTTAATGCTTCTTTATTCAAAGGAGCAGTAACAATTGCGTGGATTTCGTTTTTTAACGCATAGTCAACCGCTTTTTCAATATACTCATACGCTGCTTTACCAGCTCTTCCATCTACTTGTGCAAAAGGCAAATCTAGAGGCAAATTATCCAAATCAATGATATCAATCGTTCCATGATTTTTACCTGCTTGACTCGGATCTTGGACAGCCTGGCATTTTAAATCAGTACCAATAATTTCGATTGCACGTTCCATTATTTTTTTATCGCCAAAAACTACAGGCCTTGCAATTTCATATATGTTTTTTTCTGCTAATGCTTTGACAATAATCTCTGGGCCAATTCCCGCTGCATCCCCCATTGTAATTCCTAATATCGGTTTCATTCGTGCTTCCTCCTTATCTTGTTTATTTAAGACACAACTCTCTTTGCATCATTTAAGTTTATTTCTTTATTGATTTGCCGCATTGCCTGTATCGATAGAACAAACGCATCATCTTGACCAAAAGCACCGGCTTTGGTTACCACTTGTAATCCGTTACAACGTCCGCCGACCAATCGTCCCAGGGGAATTCCAACTGCAACTTCTTCCAATACTTCAATGGCTTCCGCACCTAAAGATCGGCACACATGAATTGCTGTATCACCGCCAGTAAGCACCATACCAGCCAATTGAAAATCTGTTAACTGAGCGACAATATCACCTAAAGCAACTGCCGTTCCTTCGCTGACTTCCGTAATACTAAGCCCGCAATTTTCTCCCGCTGCCACCGCAGCTAAAACGTCACAATCATCGACTGCACTGGCAATTAATATATCTTTTCCCTGCTCCAATAAAATTTCCGCTTGCTTAGTACATCGTGTTATTTCTAGCTCTTTATCCTGGATGAGATTGGCTACATCCATTTTTACCAATTGAATATTCGGTAATTTTAACGCTGCACTGATCTGTGCTTGGGTGACCTTACTCACACTGCCGGCAACCACTAACACAGCTCCTTTTGCTGAGATTACGATGTTTTCTTGTTTGGCTGACCATTGATAAAGATCAGCTAACTGCTCTGCTAATCCCGCCGACCCTACCCACAAGACTTTCTGGTAGTCTTGGGTAGCCTTGACAATAAGCTCTAAATGCTCATCTAGTACCGCATCAAAGACAATCCATCTTTCACTACGCTCTATACAATGTTTGACTGCTTGCTTCACCGCTTCTAGCCCTGACATAATAACACTTAGTGAAATTAAACCAATTTTAACATCAGTTTGTTTATTTAATAATTCCACGATACGCGATTCATTCACCGGACTTTTTGGTGCACGAGCAATTTCCGTTAATTCGATTGGTATATGATTTAATAAATGATACCCTCCAACCGTAATACGATTATTACTAGGAAAAGCAGGTGCTATTACAACTATCTCTGGTTTGAAGACCACTGCCGTCGCTTCAATTTCAGCACCAAGATTTCCTCTAAGGGTTGAATCAACTTTTTTGTAGATATTTTTCACACCACTATTTTGTAACGTTTCGCAAACTTCATTGACCCTAGCATAAGCTGCCGCTGGTGCAATATCCCTGCTATCCGTATCTATAACCACAACATCAGCTGTTTCCTTCAATAATTTTTTTTGATCAAAATCAATTCTGACACAGCTACTTATATTATGTTTAGAAAATTGTACCGCTGTATCATTTGCACCTGTTATGTCATCTGCAATAACTGCTAATTTTATCATCTGTATCACCTTCTCTCTATTGCACCTCGCTAATATATATTGCAAATTCCATGCCAACCTCTTTTTTCTTGTTAATACTGCATTCTTATGTTACTAAAAAAAGAATACGTTGCATAATGCAACGTATTCGGTGCGTAATGCAGCGTATTATTTCTTAGCTACCTTGCTATTTAATTTTCGCCATAGGGTAGTTCGATGAATACCAAGCCTTGCTGCTGCGCGACTATAATTAAATTCTTCTTCGCCCAACACACGTAATAATGTATCATATTCCACCATAGCCAAGCTATCTTTCGTCTTTCCTTTTACTTTGCTACTTTCTCCTATTGATTCACCTTCTTCATCATAGGCCTCGATAATATCTTGTTTAGTAATGGTTGGTCCGTTAGCTAAAAGCATAGCTCGTTCCATCGTATTTGCCAATTGTCTAATATTTCCCGGCCAGTCGCGCTGTTTTAAATATTCCCTGGCATCTATATGAATCCCCGCAATTTTCCCATTGATATGATTCATTTTCTTGATCATTTCTTTTGCTAACAGCGGGATATCTTCGATCCTTTCACGTAATGTCGGCATATGGATACGCAATATATTAAGTCGATAATAAAGATCTTGGCGAAAATTCTTTTCTTCTATTAATTGTGCTAAATTTTGATTCGTTGCAGCAACAATGCGCACATCTACTGGAATAACACTCTCACCACCCAAATGCATTATGGCTTTCTCCTGTAAGACACGTAGTAATCTTGATTGCAAGGATAAAGGCATTTCACCAATTTCATCTAAAAAAAGCGTTCCACCATGGGCCAATTCAAATAAGCCTTGTCGTCCACCTTTTTTTGCTCCAGTAAATGCACCTTCTGCGTAACCAAACAATTCGCTTTCCAGTAAACTTTCTGGGAATGCCGCACAATTTACGGCAACAAAGGGACCATTAGCACGTATACTCACATTATGAA
This window harbors:
- a CDS encoding sialidase family protein translates to MLSNIGKTSFVTTQGKLYQVANDSERIEALLPNHCVQSHASNIMPLENGDFLCVWFAGSQEGIADISIYISRLNKGESEWTEPVKISDDSTRSEQNPILFPAPDGKLWLLYTAQKSGNQDTAIVRYRISADNGYTWGEIQTLFDTPGTFIRQPIVVLDNGEWIIPIFYCRVTPGKKWVGDDDTSAVKISADSGRTWTEYQVPNSTGCVHMNIEKLEDGTLLALYRSRWADNIYMSRSLDNGRTWTEPVPTELPNNNSSIQFTKLNNGHLAIVFNNISAASSKERRLSLYDEIEDEDDSEITTEENTAVVEEIDPNKKTAFWGTPRAPMTIAISENNGKTWPYRRDIEVGDGYCMTNNSKEKLNREYSYPSIKQTSDGKIHITFTYFRQTIKYVQVTEKWVKG
- a CDS encoding sodium:solute symporter family protein — its product is MKEFSSADTFIIVAMMVLYIIGTSWLTMKLRSKNSEQFMVASRAMPALVVGVLLMSEFIGAKSTVGTAESAFKYGMAAAWSVLGASIGYWLYSLFMVKRLYGSGEFTISGAIAQKYGKSTKYAVSIVMMYALLLVNVGNYISGAAALSTVLKMSLPISMCIIAVVSTFYFVYGGLKGVAYVTVLHSFFKYVGIAAVLVTALSLTGGISPMVEKMPAFYFTWDGKIGVTTILAWVIGTVGAIFSTQFVVQAISSNKSAEEAKKSTLYAALFCLPLGFALALIGVAAKYLYPEMNALYALPIFMQSMNPYLAGMVATSLVASVFVSVSTVALAIASLAVKDFYVPLYKPTPEKEFQMTRIFSVIIGVIPLIFVFFVPEILKLSFFTRAIRLSISVVAMIAFYLPFFNSTRGANLGLLGAAVTTSAWYLMGDPYGVDNIYIALISPAIVMFIEKMFHWNNNVHTADRK
- a CDS encoding iron-containing alcohol dehydrogenase, translated to MSKAYSLLNIGKIVAGAGCIEQIKDIVADYQAKNVVIITDQGVWNSGLVEKPKTLLEGAGVNVHIINDTPPEPTVDQVNDIFQAANEFACEMIIGIGGGSSIDTAKIVSLLLTNHVNLRDLVKGKVQIIHRGVPTLMIPTTAGTGAEATPNAIVLVPEEELKVGIVSDKMVPDCVILDPTMTINLPKHITANTGMDALCHAIECYISKKANPFSDTFALKAITLISRSIRIAYNEGQNLAAREDMLLGAMFGGISIATSSTTAVHALAYPLGGKYRIPHGLSNAILLAHVMKFNLDATEEKFKDIAIAMGINVVGISTREAAEKMIDNLYSLISDLDIHANLRDKGITEDDLDLMVESASKVTRLLDNNPKVMTKDDIREIYKKLL
- the dapA gene encoding 4-hydroxy-tetrahydrodipicolinate synthase yields the protein MFKPQGIIAPILTPLTAEEKFNEKEMRSQINRLIKAGVSGIFALGTNGEFYAFSQEEKIEIIKVTVDEVKGRVPVYAGTGCITTQETIELSKIAEDLGVDVLSIISPYFAGLSQDDLYRHFSSVAEAVDLPILLYNIPARTGNNIDYTTVKKLAKYQNIIGIKDSSGNFDNTLKYIENTDPRLSVLAGSDSLILWTLMAGGTGAISGCSNVFPELMVSIYELWSQGNIEAANEAQKKIRPFRNVMQMGNPNSVVKRAVNLLGHPVGPGREPSNCNKPEIDAALLKVFELYK
- the pdxA gene encoding 4-hydroxythreonine-4-phosphate dehydrogenase PdxA; this encodes MKPILGITMGDAAGIGPEIIVKALAEKNIYEIARPVVFGDKKIMERAIEIIGTDLKCQAVQDPSQAGKNHGTIDIIDLDNLPLDLPFAQVDGRAGKAAYEYIEKAVDYALKNEIHAIVTAPLNKEALNLGGNHYPGHTEILGALSGQKDYSMMLVSGALKVIHVTTHVPLRQACDLVKKDRVLRVIRLADDTLKMMGILEPRIAVAGLNPHSGEHGLFGTEDELEITPAVNEAKAMGMNVTGPVPPDTVFYQAAIKKEFDIVVVMYHDQGHIPIKVLGFETGVNVTVGLPCIRTSVDHGTAFNIAGKGIADSKSMTESLLLGAQMAKVKFADR
- a CDS encoding four-carbon acid sugar kinase family protein, with translation MIKLAVIADDITGANDTAVQFSKHNISSCVRIDFDQKKLLKETADVVVIDTDSRDIAPAAAYARVNEVCETLQNSGVKNIYKKVDSTLRGNLGAEIEATAVVFKPEIVVIAPAFPSNNRITVGGYHLLNHIPIELTEIARAPKSPVNESRIVELLNKQTDVKIGLISLSVIMSGLEAVKQAVKHCIERSERWIVFDAVLDEHLELIVKATQDYQKVLWVGSAGLAEQLADLYQWSAKQENIVISAKGAVLVVAGSVSKVTQAQISAALKLPNIQLVKMDVANLIQDKELEITRCTKQAEILLEQGKDILIASAVDDCDVLAAVAAGENCGLSITEVSEGTAVALGDIVAQLTDFQLAGMVLTGGDTAIHVCRSLGAEAIEVLEEVAVGIPLGRLVGGRCNGLQVVTKAGAFGQDDAFVLSIQAMRQINKEINLNDAKRVVS